The Pedobacter mucosus genome window below encodes:
- the fbaA gene encoding class II fructose-bisphosphate aldolase, which translates to MGLKGYKGVIYGDAVQELFEQAKKHQFALPAVNVTGTNTVNAVLETAKAVNSPVMIQLSNGGAQFYAGKSLDNEKLQACILGAVSAAKHVHLLAEHYGVAVVLHTDHAAKKLLPWIDGLLDHGEKFFAETGKPLFSSHMLDLSEESIEENMEISAKYLARMSKMNMTIEIELGVTGGEEDGVDNSDVDSSKLYTQPSEVAYAYEELSKVSPRFTVAAAFGNVHGVYKPGNVKLQPVILKNSQDYIKEKLGLEAEKPINFVFHGGSGSSQEEIREAISYGAIKMNIDTDMQWAFWEGILEYYKKNEAFLQGQIGNPDGDDKPNKKYYDPRVWLRKGEETFVKRLTTAFEDLNCINVNDKLED; encoded by the coding sequence ATGGGTTTAAAAGGCTATAAAGGCGTAATTTACGGAGATGCCGTTCAAGAATTGTTTGAACAGGCTAAAAAACATCAGTTTGCTTTACCAGCAGTTAATGTAACAGGTACAAATACTGTTAATGCTGTGTTGGAAACTGCTAAGGCAGTAAATTCGCCTGTTATGATTCAATTATCTAATGGTGGTGCTCAGTTTTATGCTGGTAAATCTTTAGATAATGAGAAATTACAAGCATGTATTTTAGGCGCTGTATCGGCAGCCAAACATGTACACTTATTGGCAGAACATTATGGTGTTGCCGTGGTTTTACACACAGATCACGCCGCTAAAAAATTATTGCCTTGGATTGATGGCCTTTTAGACCATGGTGAAAAATTCTTCGCTGAAACAGGAAAACCTTTGTTTTCATCACATATGTTAGATTTATCGGAAGAATCTATTGAAGAAAACATGGAAATTTCGGCTAAATATTTAGCTCGAATGTCTAAAATGAACATGACCATCGAAATAGAACTTGGTGTTACCGGCGGTGAGGAAGATGGCGTAGATAATAGCGATGTTGATAGCTCTAAGCTATATACTCAACCAAGTGAGGTTGCTTATGCATACGAAGAATTAAGCAAAGTTTCGCCTCGTTTTACAGTTGCTGCGGCCTTTGGTAATGTTCATGGTGTTTATAAACCGGGTAATGTTAAACTTCAACCGGTAATTCTTAAAAATTCTCAAGATTATATCAAAGAAAAACTAGGGCTTGAAGCAGAAAAACCAATTAATTTTGTTTTTCATGGTGGTTCAGGTTCTTCACAAGAAGAAATAAGAGAAGCAATTTCTTATGGTGCGATTAAGATGAACATTGATACCGACATGCAATGGGCGTTCTGGGAAGGTATTTTAGAATATTACAAAAAGAATGAAGCCTTTCTTCAGGGCCAAATTGGTAATCCTGATGGCGATGATAAACCAAATAAAAAATATTATGATCCTCGTGTTTGGTTGCGTAAAGGTGAAGAAACTTTTGTTAAACGTTTAACAACTGCTTTTGAAGATTTGAATTGCATTAATGTAAATGATAAATTAGAA